In one Myxocyprinus asiaticus isolate MX2 ecotype Aquarium Trade chromosome 1, UBuf_Myxa_2, whole genome shotgun sequence genomic region, the following are encoded:
- the LOC127445991 gene encoding UPF0547 protein C16orf87 homolog — protein sequence MSTNKVKKVKMATKSCPECDQQIPVACKSCPCGYVFISRKLLNAKLNERSNPVMDPKRRRTERIRKEKINLTSTNDMENGRQSRSNSQSDPIRRGRGRPKTVGLKKQEEEKEKQEKEVDIYANLSDEKAFVFSVALAEINRKILGQRLIL from the exons ATGTCTACAAATAAAGTAAAGAAAGTAAAAATGGCTACCAAATCATGCCCCGAGTGTGACCAACAG ATCCCTGTGGCTTGTAAATCCTGTCCTTGTGGTTACGTCTTCATCAGCCGAAAGCTTCTCAATGCTAAATTAAACGAGAGATCAAATCCAGTGATGG ATCCCAAAAGAAGACGTACAGAAAGAATCAGAAAAGAGAAGATAAACTTAACATCTACCAATGATATGGAAAATGGGAGACAATCCCGTTCTAACAGTCAATCAGATCCAATTCGTAGAGGGCGCGGCAGACCAAAAACTGTTGGACTGAAGAAGCAGGAGGAAGAAAAAG AAAAACAGGAAAAGGAGGTTGACATTTATGCCAACCTCTCAGATGAGAAGGCTTTTGTGTTCTCTGTGGCCTTGGCTGAGATTAACCGCAAAATTTTGGGCCAGAGACTCATCCTGTAG